From Saimiri boliviensis isolate mSaiBol1 chromosome 20, mSaiBol1.pri, whole genome shotgun sequence:
ccattaaaatatttaataaattattttaaaatattctacaaaGTCCTGGCCTAGATGGTTTTACTGAGAATGCTATCAACATCTAACTAATTAATAATACCAATCCAACACAATTCTTTTCATAAATAGAATAGAAAGGAACACTTTACACCTCATTTTACCCTACTGGAAGCCACAAAGATATcacaagaaaactataggccaatactGCCCATGAATGTAAATGCTAAAATTCTTTAAGTAACAGCAAATTAGATCTAGCAATGTACAAAAAGGATTACACACTATTACCAAATGCAGTCGGTTTATTACAGGAAGACACTTTAGCTTAACGTCTGAATATCAATTAGTATAATACAcgtattaatagaataaagaagTGGTCAACAAACTATAGTCCCTAGACCAAATCTGGCATGACTCTTCTTTttgcaaatacaatttttttgagacggagttttgctcttgttacccaggctggagtgcaatggcgtgatcttggctcaccgcaacctcagcctcctggatttaagcaattctcctgccacagcctcccaagtagctgtgattacaggcatatgccaccacgcccagctaatttttgtatttttttttttagtagagatggggtttcaccatgttggtcaggctggtctcaaactctggacctcaagtgatccacccaccttggcctcccaaagtgctgggattacaggcatgagccaccatgctcagcccctcAAGGTTCTCAAagagtcaaagaaagaaaaattttctttggAGAGGTGCTCAAGACCCTTGCAATTTCCACCTTTCTCCCTTAAAAGGGGATGCTCCCCACTTCAATATAAGCTTGAGACCCTGAACTACGTCCTCTGGAACATCTGAGGCCCAAAGTTCTATACCAAATacaaaccagaaataaaaattgagactAGCCAACTAATTGCCTTTCTGATAAAGAGTTGTCTACCTAGGGACAGGTTACACTCCCTGGACCTGTGAAGGCACAGTGTGCACATTTCATAGAGAACTGgcctgttgtcttttttttttttttttttttgagaaagagtcttgctgtcacctagCCTGAAGTGTACAAGTGCAGTGGattgatctcagttcactgcaacctctgcctcacaggttcaagtgattgtcctgcctcagcctcccaagtagatgggattataggtgtccactacaaggcctggctaaattttgtatttctagtagagacagggtttcaccatgttagccagcctggtcttgaactcctgacctcaagtgagctcaggagtttgagaccagcctggggaacacggtgaaacccctgttctgcttgatattcatgaacatttcagctctccataagagttctaaaattgttttcttttattttactgtcacaatttccaaagttatcagaaacctgaaTTTAAGAACACCTGTTAGAGTTCTAGAGTTGATAACAAACTATCTTTTgaagaggattaaaacaagacaacaattgcGTGTGGATGACAAAAAGTCCTAGGATAGCCACTATTAAAGTCACAATTGATAAGGAAATTTGGTTCCTTCTGCAGCaaataatgattttatataataattataattattcataACATATACTGTCATATCAGAATTATGAGTTTTTTTATAATTATGGAACACACCCAATAACACATTTACATAAACACAGTCCAAAGAAATCcaaacatgattttatatttgataaTGCTTCCTTAATGATTTTTATATCAAAGAAGACAAAAGTCACTGTTGCATTAGTGCATTTTTGATGTCAAATCCGATTCTTTATAAAACCTTATAGACAAATGTATTCAATCTTAATCAGTTCGACCACAAAGTAAGATTCTCACaaaccttttataaccctttacaaatTTTTACTAAAGAGCAGATCATAAGCAGATTTTTGTTCTAAGAAcatagtgaaactcagtctctactaaaaatacaaaaaaattagctggccgtggtggcatgcgtctatagtttcagctactcaggaggctgagacactagaatcacttgaacccgggaggcagacgttacagtaagccgagataatgtcactgcactccagcctggtgacacagagagactcagtctccaaaaaaaaaaaatctgttgtgcttttattccaatgtttaatttacagaaaaactgaatacCCCTTTAACTTTAACCAATATGTTCACACATAGAATCTATTACAATTAATTTTCCACAATCTTTCACAACTCACTTAAACCTTCGGCATTATTCTAacttaaaacaatcctttaaccctTTAATCTAGGCAAGAAAATTATAAGAAGTCTCAGGacttcttataatcttttacccaaaatacatatttcaggccaagcgcggtggctcacgcctgtaatcccagtactttgggaggctaagttgggtttaacacaaggtcaggagttcaagaccagcctggccgacggggtgaaaccctgtttctattaaaaatataaaaaattagccaggcatggtggcacatgcctgacatcccagctactctggaggctgaggtggaagaaccacttgaagccaggaagtggaggatgcagttcagctgagatcgaaccattgcactccagcctgggtggacagGTAAGACTTTgtcttgagaaaaaaacaaacaagtcttaaaaaaatTTCACTTTCCCTACACACCTTACATGTAGCACTGTTTCTTTCGTGTCCTAATTACATGTTACAATGACAACTTTTAGTAATTTTGACTTTTGGTGAAACCCATGGTTAGTAAGCACTTTCAATCATGTACTAGGTGTGGAACCTAGGACTGACACAGAAGTGCAGATAAGGTCTGACTTTTTCTAGCATTGCTGGGGATATGGCTAACATTACATAGCCCTAGGCCTTATCTAGAATATAATGTCTCTAAGGTAGGTAAATTGAACAGTTTTCAAAAGTCGAAGCAATTTatgaccttaaagcatttagcaaagcTAATAATATCTGACCTGCATAATTTAGACCAACTGTTTacatttttgaagatatttttattttactaataatctttaaagctgtatttatttctgaaagattACTTAAGTCATATGAACTAAATAAAAGTCATTacactttttacttttctcaCAAAATATTTGATGTAAGCacttaataataattattattttttcagacagagtcttgctctgtcacccaggctggaaagcaatggcTTGATCtgtgctcaccacaacctccacttcctgggttgaagtgattctcctgcctcagcctactgagtagctgagattataagtgggcaccaccatgcccggctaattttttgtatttttagtagagatgaggttttatcatgttggccaggctggtctcaaactcctgacctcttaatccagccacctcggcctcccaaagtgctgggattgcaggcatgagccatggcgcctggtgcacttaatttttttgaagCCAATGAATCAAAgctcttttatatataaacatgtaaatacatagaaagggctgggcaaggtggctcacacatgtaatctcagcattttgggaggccaaggcaggtggatagccTCAGGTCAGTatttcgagaccagtctggccaacatggtgaaacccatctctaccaaaaatacaaaaatgagctgggcatggtggtggatgcctgtaatcccagctccttaggagggtgaggcaagagaattgcttgaacccaggaggcagaggttgtagtgagctaaaattgcatcattgcactccagcctgggtaacaagtacgaaaatccatctcaaaaaaaaaaaaaaaaaaaaaaaaaaaaaaaattcagggcaagtccgcaaagtgaaagcaagtttattagtaaaggaataaaataatggctactccacagacagagcagtcccaagggctgctggttgcccatttttatggttattgcTCATTGATATGCTAATCAAGGGGGAGAATTATTCGTGCATCCCCTTTCTAGACCACATAGGATAACtccctgacattgccatggcatctgtaaactgtcatggcactggtgggagtgtagcagcgACGATGACAAGAGGTCACTCtagtcaccatcttggttttagtGGGTTTTAGCCGGCTTCATTGCAACCCGTTTTAACAGCAAGgattttacatgtatttgtgCCAGCCTCCtatctcattctgtgacttagaatgccttaaccttcTGAGAGTGCAGCCCAGTAGGTTGtaagcctcattttacccagcccctactcTGATGGAATTGCTCTGGTTCATAAACCTCTGACGACTTGACTTATTTGTCTGCCTCTTTTATCATCTTTTACTTGTGCACACAGTTGCCTCTTCAATTTAAACCTTAATACAGTGGTTCGTAAAGTATGGTACAAGGACTGACACTCTGAGTCGGCTAGGTTAAAACCATTTTCATAATAATCCTAACGCAATATTTGCTCTTTCACTTTATTCTCTCATGAGTGTAATGTGGAggaaaatatagtttttttccccatgaaaatGCATTACCACATAATGGTTTATTATTGATCTTTTAAATGAAttgataactatttttaaaacttcagtttttatttataacatGGTAAATATTGATAGATAAAATCCACATGAACAAAAGCTCTTTTGGGATCTTCAGTACTTTTTACGGGTATgaaggggtttttttttgagacaaagtttcactttctgttgcccaggctggagtacaatggcacgatcttggctcaccacaacctctactacccaggttcaagcgagtctcctgcctcagcctcctgagtagctaagattacaggcatgccccaccacgcctggctaattttttgtatttttttagtagagaaggggattctgcacgttggtcaggctggtctcaaactactgacctcagatgatccgcctgcatCGGCCTtggaaagagctgggattacaggcatgagccactgcactggccaagAGTTTTTGAGATAAAAAGAGTTTGAAAACCATTGCCCTTGTCTATCTGCCGGGTATAAGAACTCCTATTGACTACATTTGATATCACAGTATTAGACAATGAATTGGAGTTGGTCTTTTCTGAGTGATAACTTGTCTTGATTGCAAAAATCATCTACCTTAAGATAAACTACAGCTTTGGGCCAGAATATCATTTAGAAATGCAGCAAATGTTAATACAGGATTTTTGTTCTTCTTGGTGATGTGTAATGGAAATAAGCAAAATCCTAGCTAAAAGGAGAGGCATAAACACGGAAAGGATTTGGAACAGAGTGTAGCATAAGAGTAAGCCCTTAACATAGGCAGTGATTACTACCACTTCATTATGACCCTATTACAgtgctattcatttatttattcaacaagcatttattgagtgctataTGCCAGGCTCAATGGTCTGAACTGGGGACTTAATGATGGGTAAAACACAAACAATTCTGCCTTGAAAGACTTTATAGTCAAATGGGAGAGGCAGCAGAATCATGACataaaaattctaattataaACTTTGGTAAGCAAGAGAAGTGACAGACGTGTAAGTAGACCAAGATTTGACCCAATTTTCAGTCAGTAAAAGCTCCTCTGAAGAAGTCTCAGTGGAGCTGCAATTTGAAAAATGGGCAGGAGGAATTAAAGAGACACAAAGGAAAGAGTAGCAGGTTGAGCATGTTTAAACACACTGTAGTAGAAAGAGAATGATGCAGGGGCCAATGTGGCTGAAACCCAAAGAGTCAGGGCCAGAGTGACAACCGTTTAacggcaaaaaccgcaattacttttacaTCAACCTAATAGTAGCAGTAGTACTACTAGTAGTGGTAGGTTAGAGCCCAGGCCATTGGGGGATTTTTAAGGCTTTGCcaagaattttaaacttttatcacATGATGAGTGGGGAGCCATGGAAAGCTTTAGGAAAAGTGTGACAACCTtagatttgtattttcaaaagatCACTGGTAGCCAGAGTGTAGAGGGGAAGGCTGACAGACTATCTGCAACGCTATGGCAGTAACCAAGTGAACACGGTGGGAGCCTGGAACGGGGTCATGGCAGTAGAAACCCAAAGAAGTGAATCAATTCGGGATGTATATTTTGGAAGGCCACGGGGCTTGGTGTTTAATTGAAAGCTTTACTGGCACAAGAACCACACAAAGCCAAAGACCCTTTTCAGCAAGATCAGCCTAATGGGTTACTGGTAAGTTGAAAAGCTCCCCTATAGTCCCTTGGCAAAAATTCAAAAGCCCTGGTGATACTTAGGGCAGACAGTGTACTTCATTCCCTGGAGGTCAGCGGAATGGAAGTGCAACGTTTCCTGGGCAACGCCATTGTCGCAGCTCCCGTCAGGAGAACAGTAACTAAGAACAATGGCCGGAAGAGAACGCTGGAAAAAAGTAAGAGTGTCTGGGGGAGGGCAGGGAATGGGCAACACCTACCGCAGCTCCTGCCACCGCGGGTGAGCCATCGCGGCTGATCGGAGGACTCAGCACGAGGCcagagtagagagagagagagagaagagccgGGAAAGCTGCTGTGATTGGCGGGCCGGGACTATCAGTCGCTTGTGATTGGGTGAAGCCGCGACTGAGAGCCGCGTTTTGAACCGCGTAGGGTTCTGGGTAGCAAAGGCCTTCGAAAGGTCTTACCGAAAGCGGGAGGAGAAGGGCGCCAACAAACGGCTGAGCTCACAGTCCGGGATGGGCCGGGCGTTCCCCTCCACCGTGGAGAGAGCCAGCCCAGAGCGGCCGCCTCAGCCGCGCCCTTTGTGTCCCGCTTCGTCGCCACCGCCGGTCGAGGCCACTTCCTTTTGGGCAGCGGCCGTGGAAACCCCTCTGTCGCCGGCTACGCCATACGCGGCCGCCATTGCGACTGTGGTTTCTGCGTGCGGGGAGGCCGCGTCGTTCGGTTTACAGCCAGCGGCGCGGGGGCTGCTGCAGGTGAACCCGGAGCAGGTGTTGCTGCTACCACAGCCCCAGGCTCGGGAGAAGTGCATCGCTACCTCGCCCGCGCAGGCGCGGCTGCTGCAGTTCAGGCCCGACCTGCTGCTCCTGCCGTCGCCGGCCGCGTCCGAGGGCGCCCCGTTCAGGCCCGACTTGCACCCGGTGCAGCCGCGGGTGCTGCATGTCACGGCTGAGAAGCAGGAGCTGGGGCCTGGCCTGGACCCGTCCGTGGGGCCTCAGGGGGCGGTGGAGACCGGCCCGAGAGCCTCCAGGGCAGTCAAGGTGAAAGGCCCCGGGCCCGCCCTCGACTACTTCCGAGGGAACGAGAAGGGCAAGCTGGAGGCGGAGGAGGTCATGCGGGACGCGATGCAAGGCGGGGAAGGCAAAAGCCCGGCGGCCACCCTAGAAGGAGGGATCAAAACCGAGGAACCCGAGAGACTCCTGGAGGACTGCAGGCTCCGCGCCGAGCCCGCGTCCAATGGCCTGGTTCACGGCAGCGCGGAGGTCATCCTGGCCCCGCCGTCCGGTGCCTTTGGGCCGCACCAGCAAGACCTCAGGATCCCTTTGACTCTCCACACCGTTTCCCCTGGGGCCCGGATCCAGTTTCAGGGAGCTCCGCCTTCAGAGCTCATAAGATTGACCAAGGTCCCCCTGACACCAGTGCCTATTAAAATGCAGTCCCTACTGGAGCCTTCCGTAAAAATTGAAACTAAAGATGTCTCGCTCACCGTGTTGCCCTGTTGGAAATAGATGGTCTGTGCTGGAAAGAAAATTAACACGGAGACAAAATCTTTTAGCAATGCAGTTTTTAtttctggactgcaggaagggtactcttgcTAGcgatcttgccacaagagtacaatgaacaaaggaaaacacacaaatgtatCCCTTAGGCACTTGGGGTCAcacttactgctgtgtctgatcttcgttggctggagccagacctcacaatttaaagCCCGATtagctaacaacttaaaacttttctaaacaagtaaaagcaatggagagctagGATATGCCTGTTGAGCACGTCCAACACAGATATCTTGGTGAAAGTACACGGACATTGAAAGTACACGGACATAGAATGCACTATGTGcttgtaagcatggcatgtttaacagcaATATAGGATAGTGCTTAACAAAGTTGTTAGcacacttattttttaataagaaagggaactttaaaaaggaacttttcttttttctttttttttttttgaagacagagtttcactcttgttacccaagctggagtgcaatggcacagtctcccgcaacctccgcctcctgggttcaggcaattctcctgcctcagcctcctgagtagctgggattacaggcatgcaccaccatgcccagctacttttttgtatttttagtagagacagggtttcaccatgttgaccaggatggtcttgatctcttgacctcgtgatccactcgcctcagcctcccaaagtgctgggattacaggcttgagccaccgcgcccggcctaaaaaggaacttttctacttcccacatacCCTCAGATGCAGATATTAGACAGCAGGGGAGTCTGGTTTTCAAAACTGCACCTGTGTTGCCCCATAGCTAATATGTCAGCAGTTCCCAAGTCTAAACTACAAAGTAAAGTCATGGAACTGATTGTTTTCAGGGCAGAGTCAGTACAGGTATCACTTCTGATTGACTCGTACATATAGCAGTAAAATACACGAGCACCTTCAagattctctgttttttttttttttttttttaatcgattTTAAGGCCTAGTATTTAGATAGGACTAATTTTTGTGCAGAAAAATAGAACTGTTCTTGGTAAGACAGTTTCCTGGTCCTCTGGCTAGAAATTGGGGCTTTTAGTCTCCCTGCTCTGTTACTGGTTTCCATGGCGTGGTGTACTCTTGGGCCAAGTGATaggatgaagagagaaaaaaggctaATGGAGATTCTCCTTCCATTTTTCAGATCACAGATCTTTGGTCAGATAAAAGCAGGTCTGTCAGAGTTTTAGGTGCTTTTCTGACTGCCACTGctactaccaaaaaaaatttttttttgaaacggagtttcgctctgtttccagactagagtgcagtggcgcgatctcggctcactgcatcctcggctcccttgttcaagcaattctcctgcctcagtctcccagatagctgggattacaagcacacgccaccatgcccagctaatttttgtattttgagtagagacatagtttcactaagtgtgctaggatggtctcgatctcttgacattgtgtccgcccgccttgcctcccaaagtgctgggattacaggcctgagccactgcacacagccaaaataatatatatattttttctagagacagcatctcactttgttgcccaggctgatctcaaacccctggcctcaagtgatcctcctacttcagcctcccaaagtgttgggattacagacgtgaggaACCGCACCAGCcttgttaatatttcttttttagagtctTCAGATGGCTGCTTCATGCATTGTGTTCACAGCTTTTAGTTGCAGCCAGTGGGAAAGACAGACTATGCTTACTCTGTGTTACTTAGAACTGGAACcccaagaaatttatttatttatttatttatttatttagagacagaattttgctctttttgcccaggctgtagtgcagtggtgtgatcttggctcactgcaacctccgcctcctgagttcaagcgattctcctgcctcagcctcccgagtagctgggattatagacgctcgccaccatgcccggctaattttgtatttttagtagagacaaggtttcaccatgttggccaggctggtctggaacttctgccctcaggggatctgcccgccttgacctcctaaagttctcggattacaggcaggagccaccaccatcaaccaaaaaaacattttttttttgagatggagtttcactgttgcccaggctggagtgcaatagtgcactCTGGACTCACTGcatgctctgcctcccaggcacaagtgattctcccacctcagcctcccaagtagctgggattacaggcatgcaccaccaagccctgctaatttttttttgtatttagtagagacagggttttgtcatgttggtcaggctggtcttgaactcctgacctcaggtgatccacccaccacagcctcccaaaatgctgggattacaggcatgagtcaccgtgcctgaccccaaatgtattttttttaatgaaaaaacaattttttaaagatagtctTACCCTGTCGTCCTAGCTAGAATGTTGTGGTGTGATcactgcccactgcagcctcaacctcctaggctcaagtgatcctcccatctctgcctcctgagtaggtggaacttAAAGGcactagccaccatgcccagctaattattatttttaatatattttaaaattttttgcagagacaatgtctcaccatgttgcctaggctggtctcagatttctcaatgatccacctgcctcagcctcccaaaatgctggaattataggggtGACCCATCATGCTtggacagaaatttatttgacaTGCTCATTTgtagaaaaaggaaagcaaatatgGTCTAGCACAATATACCCATCCTCCTAACCAAGTCAACATCTTAGAATTGTGATATATTTCCTTCctcttgag
This genomic window contains:
- the LOC120360361 gene encoding transcription factor SOX-30-like, whose amino-acid sequence is MGRAFPSTVERASPERPPQPRPLCPASSPPPVEATSFWAAAVETPLSPATPYAAAIATVVSACGEAASFGLQPAARGLLQVNPEQVLLLPQPQAREKCIATSPAQARLLQFRPDLLLLPSPAASEGAPFRPDLHPVQPRVLHVTAEKQELGPGLDPSVGPQGAVETGPRASRAVKVKGPGPALDYFRGNEKGKLEAEEVMRDAMQGGEGKSPAATLEGGIKTEEPERLLEDCRLRAEPASNGLVHGSAEVILAPPSGAFGPHQQDLRIPLTLHTVSPGARIQFQGAPPSELIRLTKVPLTPVPIKMQSLLEPSVKIETKDVSLTVLPCWK